The DNA sequence GGCGCAGATATTGACGAATTACATGTCGCTGAAATACAAGTGGGTGAAGGAATGAGTATGAAACGCTTCACTGCTCGTGCTAAAGGACGTGGAAATCGTATCACTAAACGCACAAGTAATATTTTTATTCGCGTTCAAGAGCGCTAAGAAAGGAAAATTTTATGGGTCAAAAAGTACATCCAATCGGTTTCCGCTTAGGAGTCTCAAAAGACTGGGTATCAAAATGGTATGCAGAGGGACGTGATTATGCGGATTATTTAGAAAAAGATTTTGAAGTTCGTGAATATATTCGTAAAAAATTAGCTCAAGCTTCTGTGAGTAAAATTCAGATTGAACGCCCTCGCAATGGCGCTCAAATCACAATTTTTACTGCTCGTCCCGGTATTGTCATCGGTAAAAAAGGTGAAGATATTGAGATTTTAAAGAAAGAAGTCAGTAAAATTTTAGGTGTTCCGGCTTCCATTAACATTGAAGAAATTCGTCGTCCTGAATTAGATGCTTATTTAGTAGCTGAAGGCATTGCTCAGCAATTAGAGCGTCGGGTTATGTTCCGCCGTGCTATGAAACGAGCGGTCGCTTCTACTATGCGTTTAGGCGCTTCGGGTATTAAAGTTGCTATTTCCGGACGTTTAAATGGTGCTGAAATTGCACGTACCGAATGGTATCGCGAAGGACGTGTGCCGCTTCATACGCTTCGTGCTGATATCGACTATGGTTTGGCGGAAGCGAATACAACATATGGCGTCATTGGCGTGAAGGTATGGATTTTCAAAGGGGAAAATCTTAATGGTGTAGATGCGGCAGAAGTTGCTCCTCGTGAAAATGCAGATGACAAACGCAATCGTCGCCCAGCTAAACAGCGTGCTCGCCGTAATAAAGAGAAAGGTGAATAACAATGTTACAACCAAAACGTACTAAATTCAGAAAACAGCAGAAAGGTCGTAACCGTGGTACGGCTCAGTCTGGTAATTCAGTAAGCTTCGGTGAGTTCGGGTTAAAAGCAACAACCCGAGGACGTATTACAGCACGCCAAATCGAGGCGGCGCGTCGTGCAATTAATCGCCATGTAAAACGTGGTGGCCGCATGTGGATTCGAATTTTTCCTGATGTTCCTGTAACAAATAAACCATTAGAGGTTCGTCAAGGTAAAGGTAAAGGTAATGTGGAATATTGGGTTGCTAAAGTTCAGCCTGGTACCGTGCTTTATGAGTTAGAGGGCGTAAGCGAGGAACTTGCTCGTGAGGCTTTTCGTTTGGCAGCGGCAAAATTGCCTGTTTTGACAGTATTTGAAACGCGCAAGGTGATGTAATGAGCTTAGAAGATCTAAAATCAAAAGATGTAGATGGGCTGCGCACAGAATTAATTGAATTGCGTCAAGCTCAGTTGAAATTGAGATTGCAAAAAGGTAGTGGACAACTGGAGCAAACACATCAAATTCGCCAAGTGCGTCGTGATATTGCTCGTGTTAAAACACTGTTGACGCAACAGAATATCAAGGTGTAAGTGATGAGTGAACAACAATCTATTCAGCGCACTCTTCAGGGGCAGGTTGTAAGCAATAAAGGCGATAAGTCTATTACTGTGAGTGTCGTTCGTTATGAACGTCATCCGGTTTATGGAAAATATATTAAGCGCACATTGAAATGCCATGCTCATGATGAAAATAATGAATGCAATATTGGTGATACTGTTCGTATAGTGCAAAGTCGCCCAATCTCTAAAACAAAAACTTGGAGATTGGTTGAGATTATCGAAAGAGCAAAAGGTTAAGGAGTTATCATGATTCAGATGCAATCTCGCCTCTCTGTTGCTGATAACAGTGGTGCTAAAGAGTTACAATGTATTAAAGTATTGGGCGGTTCTCACCGCCGTTATGCAGGTATTGGGGATATTATCAAAGTTTCTGTGAAAGAAGCTATGCCTCGCGGTCGTGTGAAAAAAGGTGACGTATACAATGCGTTGATCGTACGTACACGTAAGGGTGTGCGTCGCCGTGACGGTTCTTTATTACGTTTTGATGGCAATGCGGCTGTGTTGCTGAATAATAAATTAGAGCCAATTGGTACGCGTGTTTTCGGACCTATCGCACGTGAATTACGTAGCGAAAAGTTTATGAAAATAGTTTCTCTTGCCCCTGAAGTGTTATAAGGAGTCAACATGAAACGTATACAGACTGGTGATGAAGTTATTGTGATTGCCGGTAAAGCAGAAAATAAAGGTAAGCGTGGTAAGGTCTTATCAGTACATGGCGATCGTGTGATAGTTGATGGTGTTAATCAGGTCTCTAAACATGTGAAGCCTAATCCGCAATTGGGCATTGAGGGTGGTGTTGTGAAGAAAAATGCCTCTATTCATGTTTCAAATGTGATGCTGTTTAATCCTGAAACGGGAAAAGGCGATCGTGTTGGATTTAAAATCGAAGATGGGGTAAAATTCCGCGTTTTTAAATCTAATGGTGCGAAGGTAAGCTGAGGAAAATATGGCTCGTTTACAAAAATTATATAAAGAAGAGCTAGCGCCGGCTTTGTTAAAAGAGCTGGGGTTAGCTAATGTGATGGAAGTTCCTCGTTTGGAGAAAATTACCATCAATATGGGTGTTGGCGAAGCGGTTAATGATAAAAAAATTATGGACAATGCTGTGCGTGATTTAGGGTTAATTGCCGGACAAAAGCCATTAATTACAAAATCTAAAAAATCAATTGCTGGTTTTAAAATTCGTGACGGATGGCCAATAGGCTGTAAAGTTACGCTTCGCCGCGAGCAAATGTATGAATTTTTAGATCGTTTAATTAATGTTTCTTTGCCGCGTACTCGAGATTTCCGCGGCTTAAGCGCAAAATCTTTTGATGGACGTGGAAATTATACCTTTGGTGTTAAAGAGCATATCATTTTCCCAGAAATTGACTTTGAAAAAACAGATGCAATGCGCGGAATGGATATTACTTTTACCACTTCGGCAAAAACAGATGAACAAGCTAAAGCTTTATTAGCGGCTTTTGGCTTTCCATTTAAAGGATAAAGGCTTATGGCTAAACAAAGTATGATAAACCGTGAGGCTAAACGCATTAAAACGGTTCAAAAATACGCTGCAAAAAGAGCTGAATTAAAAGAGATTATTCGTAAAGTTGATACTTATTCGGAAGAAGAGCGTCTTCTTGCTCAAGAAAAATTGCAAAAGCAACCGCGTAATGCATCAGCTTCACGTTTGCAACGTCGTTGCCGTATTACAGGTCGTCCGCATGCGGTTTACCGTAAATTTGGTTTATCTCGTATAAAATTACGGGAATTGGCAATGCGTGGCGAAGTGCCGGGTGTTAAAAAAGCGAGCTGGTAATTTTACCAGCTTTATCTAAGTTCCAAGATCGTATCGATCTGATACTGAAAGAGGTTAAATATGTTAATGGATCCAATTGCGGATATGCTGACGCGTATTCGTAATGCTCAACGCATAGGACGATCAATCGTAGCTATGCCTTCTTCTAAGCAAAAAGTCGCTATTGCAAAAGTTTTGCAATCAGAGGGTTATATTCAATTATTTGAAGTCTCTAATGATGCAAAGCCAGAGTTGACGGTGCATTTAAAATATTATCAGGGAAAGCCTGTTATTGAGTTGATTAAGAGAATTAGCCGTCCGGGTTTACGAATTTTTAAAGGTAAAAATGAGCTTCCTCGCATTCAAGGCGGATTAGGAATTGCTATTATTTCTACCTCCAAAGGTATGATGAGCGATCACCAAGCGCGAAAAGATGGTCTTGGTGGCGAAGTCATCTGCTTTGTAGCATAAATTTGGAGGTAATATGTCACGAGTAGGAAAACAGCCTGTTGCTTTGCCAAAAGGCGTTGATATCAGCATTAATAATCAAGAAGTAACTGTAAAAGGAAGCAAAGGTCAATTGACTTTGAACCTTCATCCTTATACTAAAGTTGCGCAAGAAGGTGAGCAATTAACTTTTAGCCCAGTCAAAGAATCCGCAGATGCTTGGGCCATGACGGGTACTATGCGTGCATTAGTCAATAATATGGTAATTGGTGTTAGTCAAGGTTTTGAAAAAAAATTACAATTGATTGGTGTTGGTTATCGTGCACAGGTTCAAGGTCAAAAATTGAATCTTTCTCTAGGTTTTTCTCATCCTGTTGAGTTTAATGCGCCTCAAGGTATTACTATTGAAACTCCAAGCCAAACAGAAATATTGGTTAGAGGCAGTGATAAACAATTAGTGGGTGAAGTTGCGGCGAAAATTCGTGCTTACCGTCCGCCGGAGCCTTATAAAGGCAAGGGTGTTCGTTATGCAAATGAGTATGTAGCCATTAAAGAAGCTAAGAAAAAATAACGGGGTGAAATTATGAATCAAAAGAAAATAAATCGAATCCGTCGCGGAAAACGTACCCGTTTGAATATTCGTGCTTCAGGTAAGGCA is a window from the Suttonella indologenes genome containing:
- the rpsN gene encoding 30S ribosomal protein S14; amino-acid sequence: MAKQSMINREAKRIKTVQKYAAKRAELKEIIRKVDTYSEEERLLAQEKLQKQPRNASASRLQRRCRITGRPHAVYRKFGLSRIKLRELAMRGEVPGVKKASW
- the rplN gene encoding 50S ribosomal protein L14 is translated as MIQMQSRLSVADNSGAKELQCIKVLGGSHRRYAGIGDIIKVSVKEAMPRGRVKKGDVYNALIVRTRKGVRRRDGSLLRFDGNAAVLLNNKLEPIGTRVFGPIARELRSEKFMKIVSLAPEVL
- the rplE gene encoding 50S ribosomal protein L5 gives rise to the protein MARLQKLYKEELAPALLKELGLANVMEVPRLEKITINMGVGEAVNDKKIMDNAVRDLGLIAGQKPLITKSKKSIAGFKIRDGWPIGCKVTLRREQMYEFLDRLINVSLPRTRDFRGLSAKSFDGRGNYTFGVKEHIIFPEIDFEKTDAMRGMDITFTTSAKTDEQAKALLAAFGFPFKG
- the rplP gene encoding 50S ribosomal protein L16; this translates as MLQPKRTKFRKQQKGRNRGTAQSGNSVSFGEFGLKATTRGRITARQIEAARRAINRHVKRGGRMWIRIFPDVPVTNKPLEVRQGKGKGNVEYWVAKVQPGTVLYELEGVSEELAREAFRLAAAKLPVLTVFETRKVM
- the rplF gene encoding 50S ribosomal protein L6 codes for the protein MSRVGKQPVALPKGVDISINNQEVTVKGSKGQLTLNLHPYTKVAQEGEQLTFSPVKESADAWAMTGTMRALVNNMVIGVSQGFEKKLQLIGVGYRAQVQGQKLNLSLGFSHPVEFNAPQGITIETPSQTEILVRGSDKQLVGEVAAKIRAYRPPEPYKGKGVRYANEYVAIKEAKKK
- the rpsH gene encoding 30S ribosomal protein S8, whose protein sequence is MLMDPIADMLTRIRNAQRIGRSIVAMPSSKQKVAIAKVLQSEGYIQLFEVSNDAKPELTVHLKYYQGKPVIELIKRISRPGLRIFKGKNELPRIQGGLGIAIISTSKGMMSDHQARKDGLGGEVICFVA
- the rpsC gene encoding 30S ribosomal protein S3, which translates into the protein MGQKVHPIGFRLGVSKDWVSKWYAEGRDYADYLEKDFEVREYIRKKLAQASVSKIQIERPRNGAQITIFTARPGIVIGKKGEDIEILKKEVSKILGVPASINIEEIRRPELDAYLVAEGIAQQLERRVMFRRAMKRAVASTMRLGASGIKVAISGRLNGAEIARTEWYREGRVPLHTLRADIDYGLAEANTTYGVIGVKVWIFKGENLNGVDAAEVAPRENADDKRNRRPAKQRARRNKEKGE
- the rplX gene encoding 50S ribosomal protein L24, coding for MKRIQTGDEVIVIAGKAENKGKRGKVLSVHGDRVIVDGVNQVSKHVKPNPQLGIEGGVVKKNASIHVSNVMLFNPETGKGDRVGFKIEDGVKFRVFKSNGAKVS
- the rpsQ gene encoding 30S ribosomal protein S17 → MSEQQSIQRTLQGQVVSNKGDKSITVSVVRYERHPVYGKYIKRTLKCHAHDENNECNIGDTVRIVQSRPISKTKTWRLVEIIERAKG
- the rpmC gene encoding 50S ribosomal protein L29 — encoded protein: MSLEDLKSKDVDGLRTELIELRQAQLKLRLQKGSGQLEQTHQIRQVRRDIARVKTLLTQQNIKV